A stretch of the Nicotiana tabacum cultivar K326 chromosome 6, ASM71507v2, whole genome shotgun sequence genome encodes the following:
- the LOC107773566 gene encoding protein NLP4-like: MDSHVLTLENQNDQFDWLYSEHAPPPFGTWQQQDSRILSNGGLFNFEYFDPFQFPNDLQNNNLPFFELKELEEICQDLGTLDVRLPPFQEDIPQNMTFSPLEECQNVTSARNEVHMQDKNYYDYTVGEIEFSSGTNNKELIRKRNNNGRHKKSDTLELDEIQRYFHVPINKAAKELRVGLTVLKKRCRELNIMRWPHRKIKSLQTLIDSVKVRVNTNKVFVLIKS; the protein is encoded by the exons ATGGATTCTCATGTTCTAACGCTGGAAAACCAAAATGATCAATTCGATTGGTTATATTCAGAACACGCTCCTCCCCCTTTCGG AACATGGCAACAACAAGATTCAAGAATATTGTCCAATGGAGGTTTATTCAACTTTGAGTACTTTGATCCCTTTCAATTTCCCAACGATCTTCAAAACAATAATTTACCATTTTTTGAGCTTAAAGAGTTGGAAGAAATATGTCAAGATTTGGGCACGTTAGACGTCAGACTACCTCCATTTCAAGAAGACATTCCGCAGAACATGACATTTAGTCCTTTAGAGGAATGTCAAAACGTGACAAGTGCTCGAAATGAAGTTCATATGCAGGATAAGAACTACTACGACTATACAGTTGGAGAAATAGAATTTAGCAGTGGAACTAATAATAAGGAGTTAATTAGGAAGCGAAATAATAATGGAAGGCATAAGAAGAGTGATACCTTAGAATTGGATGAGATACAGAGGTATTTTCATGTACCAATAAACAAAGCAGCCAAGGAGTTGAGAGTTGGATTGACAGTGTTGAAGAAAAGATGTAGGGAACTTAATATCATGCGATGGCCTCATCGTAAGATTAAGAGTTTGCAGACTCTCATTGATAGCGTTAAGGTACGTGTTAATACTAATAAAGTTTTTGTACTAATTAAGAGTTAA